A DNA window from Primulina tabacum isolate GXHZ01 chromosome 12, ASM2559414v2, whole genome shotgun sequence contains the following coding sequences:
- the LOC142520633 gene encoding stress enhanced protein 2, chloroplastic-like, with translation MALAARPAFFRPRAEKHEVKMVEAQTPAQAPAKLSDNYGKIVLQPRLCTLRSFAGERGGVMKQAKNQDVDVSRFFETLSDYIESSKKSEDFEIISGRLAMIVFAATLSIEVVTGNSVFRKLDVQGISEAAGVCLAAVMGAALFAWFSSARNRVGPIFTSSCNTFIDSLVDQIIDGLFYESDWSDDI, from the exons ATGGCTCTGGCTGCGCGACCGGCTTTCTTCCGGCCGAGGGCGGAGAAGCATGAGGTGAAGATGGTGGAGGCTCAGACTCCGGCGCAGGCGCCGGCGAAGTTGTCCGATAATTATGGGAAGATCGTGCTGCAGCCCAGGCTGTGTACGCTGAGGTCTTTTGCGGGTGAGCGTGGTGGGGTGATGAAGCAGGCCAAGAACCAAGACGTCGACGTTTCGAGGTTCTTCGAAACGTTGTCGGATTATATCGAGAGCTCCAAGAAGAGCGAGGACTTTGAAATCATCTCTGGACGTCTTGCCATG ATTGTGTTTGCTGCAACACTTAGCATAGAAGTGGTGACTGGGAATTCAGTATTTCGGAAGCTGGATGTGCAAGGGATCTCGGAAGCGGCGGGCGTTTGCTTGGCGGCTGTGATGGGTGCTGCTCTATTTGCTTGGTTTTCAAGTGCTCGGAACAGAGTCGGCCCGATCTTCACGTCGAGCTGCAACACCTTCATCGACTCGCTAGTTGATCAGATCATCGATGGACTTTTCTATGAATCTGATTGGTCCGATGACATTTAA